Proteins encoded together in one Hevea brasiliensis isolate MT/VB/25A 57/8 chromosome 16, ASM3005281v1, whole genome shotgun sequence window:
- the LOC110658998 gene encoding DNA ligase 6 isoform X1 — protein sequence MEACKSTKEKPKTLDSLHLYHTSLASRSLPIPPHDQPVSLPLPSSLPLSKLIPNTRFLVDAFRFSTTSSVTYFLSHFHSDHYTGLSSNWSQGLIFCSPTTANLLTLVLKIPSQFVFPLPLLKPVIIDGSEVALVDANHCPGAVQFLFKVPGKNQESFEMYIHTGDFRYSGSMKENSLLGQFVGCDAIFLDTTYCHPKYVFPSQGESIDHMVSVIKRIGGEFTSQEKKVLFIAQRCKRKVHVDGRKMEVLRVLGYGESGIFTEDGSESDVHVVGWNVLGETWPYFRPNFVRMNEIMVERGYSKVVGFVPTGWTYEVKHNKFSVRSKDSFEIHLVPYSEHSNYDELREYVKFLRPKRVIPTVGVDIEKIDSRHAIKMQKHFAGLVDEMANKKEFLMGFHSGSCENDENTRMEDVLELKEGLDQEKEVKSSEVKALEDEDADVVLNSSSTLQEPGSQNLTILNDEETEKLMQELGDSLPSWVTRDQMLDLIRSSGGNFVDAVSNFYERETEFHQQVFPYKTSASSSQTDSLHESESPSNPVSIKSSQESSGITPLNQNYVSSSLKPSSKSSLTPGKRKRNVGKKAKTNSKLESGGPKQSSITRFFSKLAPDAQCSVVRFIPDQSTEENSTQNDGTKSYKGEIDRFIQITDLNESSRGYAATILKRTKGDINKALDMHYSNPEGNFDDSVENLVASDNLVQPQYDINECSCAQEKTVSEEGKNMVDPSTQRSLTENVAVAHVALPVEKYNPVQHACWSVGEPAPYIHLARTFDLVEAEKGKIKATSMLCNMFRSLLALSPEDVLPTVYLCTNKIAADHENIELNIGGGLVTSSLEEACGAKRSKIRDMYNSFGDLGDVAQVCRQTQTLLAPPPHLLIKDVFSVLQKISVQTGTGSTVRKKSLIVNLMRSCREKEMKFIVRTLVRNLRIGAMMRTVLPALAQAVAMNSLVNSSDEQKAESLKEKLQYLSTAVVEVYNILPDLDLIVPSLISKGIEFSSSTLSMVPGVPIKPMLAKITNGVSQALKLFQDKAFTCEYKYDGQRAQIHKLPNGTLRVFSRNGDETTSRFPDLINIMKESCKSAAVTFIVDAEVVAVDRKNGCKLMSFQELSSRERGSKDSFIAMNDIKIEICVFVFDIMFANGEHLLGLPLRQRRKCLKDLFCDERMGYFEYAKEMTVEAHDSCLTNNVTITKINSFLEDALHSSCEGIMVKSLDVHAEYSPSKRTDTWLKVKRDYVEGLNDSLDLVPIGAWHGNGRKAGWYSPFLMACYNPETEDFQSVCRVMSGFSDAFYTKVKEFFSEDKILLKKPSYYQTSEVPDLWFSPELVWAIRGADLTVSPVHHAAIGLVHPSRGISMRFPRFICSVSDRNAEECSTAADIAEMFNSQTRKMNVTGTATN from the exons ATGGAAGCCTGCAAATCCACCAAGGAAAAACCCAAAACCCTAGATTCTCTCCACCTTTACCACACCTCTCTTGCTTCCCGTTCCCTCCCAATCCCTCCACATGACCAACccgtctctctccctctcccctcCTCTCTCCCCCTCTCCAAGCTCATACCCAATACCCGCTTCCTCGTCGACGCATTTCGCTTCTCCACCACCTCCTCCGTTACCTActtcctttcccatttccactccgaCCATTACACGGGTCTTTCGTCTAATTGGTCCCAAGGCCTCATTTTCTGCTCTCCCACTACAGCCAATCTCCTCACCCTAGTCCTCAAAATTCCCTCGCAGTTCGTCTTTCCATTGCCTCTGCTCAAGCCCGTGATTATCGATGGCTCTGAAGTTGCATTAGTTGATGCTAATCACTGCCCGGGGGCGGTACAGTTCTTGTTTAAGGTTCCCGGTAAGAATCAAGAAAGTTTTGAAATGTATATTCACACTGGTGATTTTAGATACAGTGGTTCGATGAAAGAGAATAGCCTATTGGGCCAATTTGTTGGTTGTGATGCGATTTTCTTGGATACTACTTATTGTCATCCTAAATACGTTTTTCCCTCGCAAGGGGAGTCTATTGATCATATGGTTAGTGTTATCAAGAGAATAGGTGGGGAGTTTACGAGCCAAGAAAAGAAAGTGTTGTTTATTGCGCAAAGGTGTAAAAGAAAGGTGCATGTGGATGGGAGGAAAATGGAGGTTTTGCGGGTTTTGGGGTATGGGGAGAGTGGGATATTTACAGAGGATGGGAGTGAAAGTGATGTTCATGTTGTTGGGTGGAACGTGTTGGGAGAGACGTGGCCTTACTTTCGGCCAAATTTTGTTAGAATGAATGAGATAATGGTGGAAAGAGGGTATTCTAAGGTTGTGGGATTTGTGCCAACTGGATGGACTTATGAAGTGAAGCATAATAAATTCTCAGTCAGGTCAAAGGATTCATTTGAGATCCATCTTGTGCCATATAGTGAGCATTCAAATTATGATGAGCTTAGAGAGTATGTGAAGTTCTTGAGACCTAAGCGTGTCATTCCTACAGTTGGTGTGGATATTGAAAAAATTGATAGCAGGCATGCTATTAAAATGCAGAAACATTTTGCTGGTTTAGTTGATGAAATGGCTAACAAGAAAGAGTTTTTGATGGGCTTTCATAGTGGGTCATGTGAGAATGATGAAAACACTAGAATGGAAGATGTCTTAGAGTTGAAGGAGGGCCTGGATCAGGAGAAAGAGGTGAAGTCATCTGAAGTGAAAGCCCTTGAAGACGAGGATGCAGATGTTGTTTTAAACTCTTCATCTACTCTGCAAGAACCTGGTTCTCAAAATTTAACTATACTAAATGATGAAGAAACAGAAAAACTAATGCAAGAACTTGGTGATTCTTTGCCCTCATGGGTTACTCGGGACCAAATGTTAGATTTGATTAGAAGCTCAGGGGGGAATTTTGTTGATGCAGTTTCAAATTTTTATGAACGTGAAACAGAATTTCATCAACAAGTCTTTCCTTATAAGACATCTGCGTCTTCTTCTCAGACTGATTCACTCCATGAATCTGAATCGCCTTCAAATCCAGTTTCTATCAAGAGCAGTCAAGAGAGTTCAGGTATTACACCTTTAAATCAAAACTATGTGTCATCAAGCTTAAAGCCTTCAAGCAAGAGTAGCTTGACTCCTGGAAAAAGGAAGAGGAACGTTGGCAAGAAAGCAAAAACGAATTCCAAACTGGAATCTGGTGGGCCAAAGCAGTCTAGTATTACAAGGTTCTTCAGTAAACTTGCTCCTGATGCTCAATGTAGTGTGGTCCGGTTCATACCTGATCAATCTACAGAAGAAAATTCAACGCAGAATGATGGTACAAAATCATACAAAGGGGAGATAGATCGGTTTATTCAGATAACCGACCTTAATGAATCATCAAGAGGCTATGCTGCCACTATCCTGAAGAGGACCAAAGGAGACATTAACAAGGCATTAGATATGCATTATAGTAATCCGGAGGGTAACTTTGATGACAGTGTAGAGAACTTGGTAGCATCAGACAATTTGGTTCAGCCTCAGTACGATATTAATGAGTGCTCTTGTGCCCAGGAAAAAACTGTATCAGAAGAGGGAAAGAATATGGTTGATCCTTCCACACAGAGATCATTGACAGAAAATGTGGCTGTAGCTCATGTTGCACTACCAGTAGAAAAATACAATCCTGTGCAACATG CATGCTGGAGTGTTGGAGAGCCTGCTCCATATATCCATCTTGCACGAACATTTGACCTGGTTGAGGCTGAAAAAGGAAAGATCAAAGCTACTTCCATGTTGTGCAACATGTTCAGAAG TTTGCTAGCGTTGTCTCCTGAGGATGTGCTACCCACTGTGTATCTGTGCACAAACAAGATTGCTGCTGACCATGAAAACATA GAGCTCAATATTGGTGGAGGCTTAGTCACTTCATCATTAGAAGAGGCATGTGGGGCAAAGCGGTCTAAAATAAGGGATATGTACAATAGTTTTGGGGATCTTG GTGATGTTGCTCAAGTGTGCCGACAAACACAGACATTACTTGCTCCTCCTCCTCACCTTCTTATAAAAGATGTTTTTTCTGTTCTCCAAAAGATAAG TGTGCAGACAGGTACTGGAAGCACTGTTCGAAAGAAGAGCCTCATTGTAAATCTCATGCGTTCATGCAGGGAGAAGGAGATGAAGTTTATTGTCAGAACTTTG GTAAGAAACTTACGGATTGGAGCAATGATGAGAACTGTTCTACCTGCATTGGCTCAAGCTGTTGCTATGAATTCCTTGGTTAATTCTTCTGATGAACAAAAAGCTGAAAGTTTGAAGGAGAAACTCCAG TACCTATCCACGGCAGTTGTTGAAGTGTATAATATACTTCCAGATTTG GATTTGATCGTTCCCTCTCTCATAAGTAAAGGCATTGAATTTTCATCATCAACTTTGTCAATGGTGCCAGGCGTACCTATTAAACCCATGCTTGCAAA AATTACAAACGGAGTTTCCCAAGCACTGAAACTCTTTCAAGATAAAGCTTTTACATGTGAATACAA ATACGATGGTCAGCGTGCCCAAATTCACAAACTACCAAATGGCACTTTGCGTGTATTTTCACGAAACGGGGATGAAACAACATCAAGATTTCCGGATTTGATCAATATAATGAAGGAATCTTGTAAATCTGCTGCAGTGACTTTCATAGTGGATGCAGAG GTAGTTGCAGTTGATAGAAAAAATGGCTGCAAGCTCATGTCGTTCCAAGAACTATCATCAAGGGAGAGAGGGAGCAAAGATTCCTTTATCGCAATGAATGATATAAAG ATCGAGATTTGTGTATTTGTCTTTGACATCATGTTTGCTAATGGAGAACA CCTGCTGGGGCTCCCTCTTCGCCAAAGAAGGAAAT GCCTAAAGGATTTGTTTTGTGATGAGAGgatgggctattttgagtatgCAAAGGAAATGACG GTTGAAGCACATGATTCTTGTTTGACCAATAACGTAACAATAACCAAGATAAACTCTTTCCTTGAAGATGCATTGCATTCCTCATGTGAAGGAATTATGGTGAAATCTTTAGATGTTCATGCGGAATATTCTCCATCAAAACGTACCGACACATGGCTGAAG GTCAAGCGAGATTATGTGGAAGGACTGAATGACTCGCTTGATTTAGTCCCTATTGGTGCTTGGCATGGGAATGGGAGAAAAGCAGGATG GTATAGTCCATTTCTCATGGCATGTTACAACCCTGAGACTGAGGACTTTCAGAGTGTTTGCCGTGTCATGTCTGGGTTCTCAGATGCATTTTACACTAAG GTGAAAGAGTTCTTTTCTGAAGATAAGATTTTGTTGAAAAAGCCGTCTTACTACCAAACTTCCGAGGTGCCAGATTTGTGGTTTTCTCCAGAACTTGTTTGGGCAATACGTGGTGCAGACTTGACAGTTTCTCCAGTTCACCATGCTGCTATAGGTTTAGTTCATCCATCCCGTGGCATCTCAATGAGATTTCCAAGATTTATCTGCTCTGTGTCAGATAGAAATGCAGAGGAATGTAGCACAGCTGCAGATATTGCAGAAATGTTTAATTCTCAAACGCGGAAGATGAATGTAACAGGCACAGCTACCAATTAA